A genomic region of Janthinobacterium lividum contains the following coding sequences:
- the ylqF gene encoding ribosome biogenesis GTPase YlqF → MNAARKKAAETMENTDLVIEVVDARLPAASCNPMVDELRLFRQRPCLKILNKTDLADPAATAAWVAYFNAQEGVTAYAMTTKKPGDVARIPDLAKSLAPHRGVPTKPLRIMIMGIPNVGKSTLMNALLKKRVAKVGDEPAVTKMQQKLYLDKNTILVDTPGMLWPKIAIPSDGLMLAASHAIGSNALIEEEVAVFLAEELLKRYPDLLATRYGTKVDEVDAIGVVEGIAAKRGFRIKGGDYDFEKASHTLLLDYRSGILGRISLETPDTRAALLAQHAAEMAEKAAKAAEIAAEKAKNAARGKRGT, encoded by the coding sequence ATGAACGCGGCCCGCAAGAAAGCGGCCGAGACCATGGAAAACACCGATCTGGTGATTGAAGTGGTGGACGCGCGCCTGCCGGCAGCCAGCTGCAATCCCATGGTGGACGAGCTGCGCCTGTTCCGCCAGCGTCCTTGCCTGAAAATCCTCAACAAGACCGACCTGGCCGATCCTGCCGCCACTGCCGCCTGGGTGGCCTATTTCAATGCCCAGGAAGGCGTGACCGCATATGCGATGACGACCAAGAAGCCGGGCGACGTGGCGCGCATTCCGGACCTGGCCAAATCGCTGGCGCCGCACCGCGGCGTGCCGACGAAGCCGCTGCGCATCATGATCATGGGCATCCCCAACGTGGGCAAATCGACCCTGATGAACGCGCTGCTGAAAAAGCGCGTGGCCAAGGTGGGCGACGAGCCGGCCGTCACCAAAATGCAGCAAAAGCTGTACCTGGACAAGAACACGATTTTGGTCGACACGCCCGGCATGCTGTGGCCGAAGATCGCCATCCCCAGCGACGGCCTGATGCTGGCGGCCAGCCACGCGATCGGCTCGAACGCGCTGATCGAAGAGGAAGTGGCCGTATTCCTGGCCGAGGAATTGCTCAAGCGCTACCCGGACTTGCTGGCAACCCGCTATGGCACCAAGGTCGATGAAGTCGACGCCATCGGCGTGGTCGAAGGCATCGCCGCCAAGCGCGGTTTCCGCATCAAGGGCGGCGATTACGATTTCGAGAAAGCGTCGCACACCCTGCTGCTCGACTACCGCAGCGGCATCCTGGGACGCATTTCGCTGGAAACGCCGGACACGCGCGCGGCCCTGCTGGCCCAGCACGCGGCCGAGATGGCGGAAAAAGCGGCCAAGGCAGCGGAGATCGCCGCCGAGAAGGCGAAGAATGCGGCGCGCGGCAAGCGCGGCACGTAA
- a CDS encoding DODA-type extradiol aromatic ring-opening family dioxygenase → MQEHTFPTYFLSHGGGPWPFMKDQFGGRYDVLEASLQDIPRQIGARPTAVLVVTAHWEGPQFLVSASPRPGMIYDYSGFPPHTYQIQYPAPGAPELAAQVKQLLDAAGHPARLDHERGFDHGTFSALFPIYPQADMPLVQLSLKHGYDPLTHIEVGRALASLRRQGVLILGSGLSYHNLRQFGQAGAVASHQFDAWLRQAMALPPEQRLAQLLAWDQAPGARQAHPQEDHLLPLMVALGAAEQEAAQVVYHEENFFGALAVTSFKFG, encoded by the coding sequence ATGCAAGAGCACACCTTCCCCACGTATTTCCTGTCGCACGGCGGCGGCCCGTGGCCGTTCATGAAAGACCAGTTCGGCGGCCGCTACGACGTGCTGGAAGCATCGCTGCAGGATATTCCGCGCCAGATCGGCGCGCGACCGACAGCCGTGCTGGTCGTCACGGCACACTGGGAAGGGCCGCAATTTCTCGTCTCGGCCAGCCCACGGCCGGGCATGATCTATGATTATTCGGGCTTTCCGCCGCATACGTACCAGATCCAGTACCCGGCGCCCGGCGCGCCGGAACTGGCGGCGCAGGTCAAACAGTTGCTCGACGCGGCTGGCCATCCGGCGCGCCTCGACCACGAGCGGGGTTTCGACCACGGCACCTTCAGCGCCCTGTTCCCCATCTACCCGCAGGCCGACATGCCGCTGGTGCAGCTGTCGCTGAAACACGGCTACGACCCGCTCACGCACATCGAGGTGGGACGCGCGCTGGCCAGCCTGCGCCGGCAAGGCGTGCTGATACTCGGCAGCGGCCTGTCTTACCATAACCTGCGCCAGTTCGGCCAGGCGGGCGCCGTCGCCTCGCACCAGTTCGACGCCTGGCTGCGACAGGCCATGGCCTTGCCGCCAGAACAAAGGCTGGCGCAATTGCTGGCCTGGGACCAGGCGCCGGGCGCGCGCCAGGCCCATCCGCAGGAAGACCATCTGCTGCCGCTGATGGTGGCGCTGGGCGCGGCCGAGCAGGAAGCGGCGCAGGTGGTGTACCACGAGGAGAATTTCTTTGGGGCGCTGGCGGTGACCAGTTTCAAATTCGGATAA